Proteins from a single region of Urocitellus parryii isolate mUroPar1 chromosome 4, mUroPar1.hap1, whole genome shotgun sequence:
- the Ptgdr2 gene encoding prostaglandin D2 receptor 2 isoform X2, giving the protein MLANTTLKPLCPILEQMSQLQSHSNSSIRLIDHVSVLLHGVASLLGLVENGLILFVVGCRMRQSVVTTWVLHLALSDLLAAASLPFFTYFLAVGHSWELGTTFCKLHSSIFFLNMFASGFLLSAISLDRCLQVVRPVWAQNHRTVAVAHKVCLVLWVLAVFNTVPYFVFRDTIPRLDGRIMCYYNVLLVNPGPDHDTTCDSRQTALAVSKFLLAFVVPLAIIASSHAAVSVQLRHRGRRRPGRFVRLVAAIVAAFVLCWGPYHIFCLLEARAHSVPTLRPLVWRGLPFVTSLAFINSVVNPLLYVLTCPDVVRKLRRSLRTVLESVLVDDSDLGGWAGSRRRRASSTATSASSLSLAGRLAPPLRPGRLLRWLRGNSAEPSQRDRARSQDERGPLNRALSTTSD; this is encoded by the coding sequence ATGTTGGCCAACACCACCCTGAAGCCACTCTGTCCCATCTTGGAGCAGATGAGCCAACTCCAGAGCCACAGCAACTCCAGCATCCGCTTAATCGACCATGTGTCTGTGCTGCTGCACGGGGTGGCCTCGCTGCTGGGCCTGGTGGAGAATGGACTCATCCTCTTCGTAGTGGGCTGTCGCATGCGCCAGTCGGTGGTTACCACCTGGGTGCTGCACCTGGCGCTGTCTGACCTGTTGGCCGCTGCCTCCCTGCCCTTCTTCACTTACTTCCTGGCTGTGGGACACTCATGGGAGCTGGGCACCACCTTCTGCAAACTGCACTCTTCTATCTTCTTCCTCAACATGTTTGCTAGCGGCTTCCTGCTCAGCGCCATCAGCCTGGACCGCTGCCTGCAGGTGGTGCGGCCGGTGTGGGCGCAGAACCACCGCACGGTGGCCGTGGCCCACAAAGTCTGTCTGGTGCTCTGGGTCCTGGCTGTGTTCAACACCGTGCCCTATTTCGTGTTCCGGGACACCATCCCGCGGCTGGACGGGCGCATCATGTGCTACTACAACGTGCTGCTTGTGAACCCCGGGCCTGACCACGACACCACGTGCGACTCGCGCCAGACCGCCCTGGCGGTCAGCAAGTTCCTGCTGGCCTTCGTGGTGCCGCTGGCCATCATCGCCTCAAGCCATGCGGCTGTGAGCGTGCAGCTTCGCCACAGGGGCCGCCGGCGGCCGGGTCGCTTCGTGCGCTTGGTGGCGGCCATCGTGGCCGCCTTCGTGCTCTGCTGGGGGCCCTACCACATCTTCTGCCTGCTGGAGGCGCGGGCGCACTCAGTCCCTACGCTGCGGCCGCTTGTGTGGCGCGGGCTGCCCTTCGTCACCAGCCTGGCCTTTATCAACAGCGTGGTCAACCCGCTGCTCTACGTGCTCACCTGCCCCGACGTGGTGCGCAAGCTGCGGCGCTCGCTGCGCACAGTGCTGGAGAGCGTGTTGGTGGACGACAGCGACCTGGGCGGCTGGGCCGGCAGCCGCCGCCGTCGCGCCTCCTCCACCGCCACCTCGGCCTCCTCCCTCTCGCTCGCGGGCCGCCTCGCGCCCCCGCTCCGCCCCGGGCGGCTCCTCCGCTGGCTTCGAGGCAACAGCGCAGAGCCTTCGCAGAGGGACCGGGCACGATCCCAAGACGAAAGGGGACCACTGAACCGGGCGCTGAGCACCACCTCGGATTAG